CAGCTGGCGAAGGTCTTTCAGGCCCAGCTTCAGCATCGCCACGCGGGAAATGCCAAGGCCCCAGGCAAGGACAGGCGTCTCGATCCCCCAGGGAGCGGTGACCTCCTCCCTGAAGATGCCGGCGCCGCCGAGTTCGACCCAGCCGAGGCCGTCCACCCAGACCTCGGGCTCGACCGACGGCTCGGTGTACGGGAAGTAGCCGGGGCGGAAGCGGACGTTCTCAAAGCCCATCCGCCCGTAGAACTCCTTGAGGTAGCCGAGAAGGTGACGGAAGGAGACGTCCTCGTCCATGACGATCCCTTCGAGTTGCTCGAACTCGGGGGTGTGGGTCGGGTCGATCGCCTCGCGCCTGTAGACCCGGCCGAGGGCGAAGGCCTTGACCGGGGGTTCGGGGTGGTCGATGAGGTACCTGATCGAGAAGGGGGTGGTGTGGGTGCGGAGCACGCATTGCTGCGGGACTTCGGTGCTCCAGACGCCGCCCCATCCCGTCGAGGAGGTCGTGCCGCCGTGCTCGTGCATGTCGCGCACGCCCTCATATCCGGCGGGCAGGGGCTCTTTCATGTCCAGATAGAAGGTGTCCTGCATCTCGCGGGCCGGGTGGTCCTGCGGCTGGAAGAGGGCGTCGAAGTCCCAGAAGGCGGAGAGGACGATCTCGCCCTGCATCTCCACAAAGCCCATGTCCAGAAGGATCCTCTTCACCTCGTCGATGATCCGCTGGTACGGATGGGACTTGCCCGGCCAGATGCGCTTCGGCGGCGTCGAGAGGCTGTACCGCCTCAGGTTTGCCGTCCGCCAGGAACCGTCGAGGATCTGCTCCCGCGTCAGGGTGCCTGTCTCCTCGACGAGGTCGAGGCCGGTGGCGACAAGGGCGCGGCCCTCGGGGGTGATCGAGATTGTATAGGCCACCTCCTCGTGCTCCTCGACGAGGTTCCTCTTCAGGAGGTCGGCGATGCCCGGCATCCCCTCCTTCGGGTCTGCAAGGGCGATCTCGTCCTCGCCCGGCGCGGCCTCGCCCGTTTTCTCCGCGACGCCCTTCGTGATCGCGATCCAGCCCTTCTTCCTGAGCCAGCCGATCCCGATCCTGGAGAGGGGATGGCCCTGGAGGTCCTTCATCGAGATGGAGCCCTCGAAGGAGTCCAGGATCTGCCTCTCGGGGAGACCGTGCTCCCTGTACTCCGCCCCCTCGGGGGTGAGGGAATAGGTCTTCGCGCTCGTCCGCGTCACCGCGGCAAGGCCGCGGTCGGCGCAGAGGTGGGCGTACTGGACGGCCGCCTCCTCGGTCGTGCCGAGTGCCGTGGCGAGGGCGGCTGCACTGCCCTCGCCCATCGGGGCAAGGGCGACAAGGAGCCGCTTTTCATTCAGGGTGAGGTCTGCCATTATCCATCCACCAGATGTGCTGTTTCGTCCATCTTCTCTCTGAGATCCTTTAAGTACTCCTTCGTCCTCTCGAAGGTCTCCTTCTTGCAGGTGCCGCACATCATCTCGCCGGCACGGCACTTCCTGCAGATCTCGGCGAGTTCCTCGTCGTCGGGGGCCATGTGGAAGAGGTTGAGGAGATAGACCGAGCACTTCTCCGGCTCGCCGCCAAGTTTCTTCTGCTCTTCGAGGGTCATGCGCCCGCCGGTGAGGGAGGCCATCACCTTTTTCTTGAGATCTTTCTCCGTCTCCCAGAAGGAGATGAAACTCTCCGGCACGCTCGACGACATCTTGCCGCCCTGCAGGCCCGGCATGAAGGTGTGGTAGGTGGCCGAGGGGAGGACGAAGCCGAAGCCGCCCTGCTCGATCTCGATCGCCCGCACCGTCTCCTCGACCGCCTCACAGGAAGCGCCAGGGATGTCCACGTGGCCCTCGTACTTCTTCGAGCCGGGGAAAGCACGGTGGACGGCCTCGATCGCCGCTTCGGGCGCGTTCTTCGAGCGGACGCTGATGCAGCCGTCCCGGCGTTCGACCAGGAACATCCGGAGTTTGTAGGCGACGTCGCGGGTCAGCCTGATATGGGGGTCCTGGTCGATCCCGACAGGGACGACGGTGGGGGACGGGCCGCAGTCGAGCTGCGGGAAGAGGATGTCCCCAACCTGGGTCGCCACGCTCATCGCATGGGCAAGAGCGGTGTCCTGCGTGAAGCCGTAGATCGCCTGGAGTTCGGAGAAGTTGATCTTCGTCGCCGCCTCGAAGGCGAGGTCTTTCAGGCGGGTGTTTTCACTCTGGTAGTAGGTCGTCCCCTCATAGCCGAGGGCGTACAGGCAGGCGAGGTACTCCCGGCCGTACTCCCTGCACTGCGTCCACGACATCCCGCGGACGGCGTGGGCCTCGCGGTCGGCGACGCCGATATAGCCCCGGCCCCCATGCTGCACGTGCCAGACCACCTCTTTCATCACCATGAGGTGGCCGAGGTGCGGGTGGCCCGAGGGCATGAACCCGGTCATAACATTGAATGGCGATCCTGTCCGGATCGCGTCGGCGATCCTCCCGTAGTCACGGTGCCCCACGACGATCCCCCGCCGCATGAAGGACGGGACCTCGGGGAGGCCTGAGGTGGCGGTGCTGATCGGTTCGATGCCAAAATCGGAGAAGAGTTTTTCGACATCGACCGTCTGGCTGCTGGCCCATGGATTGATCCCCTGCTGCATAAGTCAGATCTCACAGTTTTATTCGTGCAAATTCGATATACTGGATGCCGTTTATATGTACACAGGCAAACAACATCTTCTTTTTGACACTGTGCGCCAGGCGGACAGAGCGCGAGATGACGGCCATGGTGAGGGCGGTGCCCGAGGGAATAGCATGGGCGAGCATGAGGGAGTGCTTGACCCCTTCGCCATAGACCCTGAAGTGGTGGCCGAACTTGTACCCGGTCTTCGGCGCATAGCCGCGCCTGCGCAGGTCGGTATAGACGACGACCTTCTCTGCAAGTTCGCCGTCGGTCGCAGCGGCGACGGCATGATACTCGTCCCGACCGAGAGGGGACTCCTGCTGCACGATGGTGAGCCTGTCCCCATCCATGAGGAAGAGCGCCTCCACCGGGGAGAGCATGGTCAGCTCGGGGTCGAGGGGTTTGCCATAGCCTTCAGTCTCAAGCCAGGGGGCGGCCGCGGCTCTCACCAGGACGACCGCACCGAAGGCCTCCCCTTTCACCGTCGCGGCCGCACCGGGGGCCTCCGAACCGGCGAGGTGGTTGGTCTTCACCTCATAGTAGGTGAGTTCGCCCTCGTCGTCCACCGCCGCTATAAGGTACTGCTTGCGCATGTTCCCGGCCGTCGCCACCTCGGCGACGACCCGGTCGAAGTCCACGAGGTCGCGTTCGGCGAGCACCCGGATCAGGTACAGGGACTGCCCCTTCCCCGGCCTCTCGCCGCGTTTGAAGACCCTGAAGTCGTGCGGCCCGGTCTGGAGGGCGTAGCCCCTCTCCCTGAGGTCGCGGTAGACGAGGTACCGCCGGAAAAAACCCGGTTCCCGGGAGAGGTCTGCAAGGAGGCCGGAGAAATCGTAGCCTTCGAGGTCGATCCTCTTCCTCCAGAGGAGGTACAGCCCCTCCTCCGGGGAGAGACGGAGCCCGCCCTTCTCAGGTCGCCCGTATCCCCCGCTCTCATAGAGCGAGGTGTCCTGTTTCAGATAGAGGTTGCTGCCGTCGAATGTTGCCTTCACGTGAAAGATACGTGGGGTGGCAGGGAATATATAGAAGACGACCTGCCCCACGGGCAGGGAGCCTGTCGTGACAGGACAGGATTACTCCTGATAACAAGATTATGAGAGAAAAATATGATAATCATGGAATAGATCTTCAGGGTGGCGATCCTGCCCAATAAACAGCCATGGTGGAAGAATATTTCCTTCACCAGAACGACTATTACCACCTGATACCAAATTATTCGGGGCAGAGAGCTGAAGACGATGCCACGCATTTTAATCACCGATGACTCATCCTTTCAGAGAAAGATCATCTCGTCCATCCTCGACAAAGAGGGTTTTGAGACGGTCTGCGCCAGGAACGGACGTGAAGGGCTGGACCTTGCAGCCGAAAATCCACCCGATCTGATCGTCCTTGACCTCCTGATGCCTGAGATGGACGGTTTCGAAATGATGAAGCAGCTCCGTGAACGCGGGCTGACGGCCCCGGTCATCATCCTGACCGCGGACATCCAGGAGTCGACCCTTGATGCATGCCGTAAGATGGGCGCGAGGGCATGCCTCAACAAACCGCTGAAAAAAGACGATCTTCTGGCGACTATCAGAGATATACTCGATCAGGGCGGGATCTGATGGACGTCGACCCCGAAGATATCGACGCCATAAAGGAACTCGTGAACATCGGCGTCGGCAGAGCGGCGGCGATGCTCAACGAGATCACCTGCTCCCATATCACCCTGCAGGTACCGACGCTCCAGGTGATCGGCCTCGATGAACTCGACCGGGTTGACGGGCTTTCCGGCCCGCAAAGTGCCGCAACGGTAAAGATAGATTTCAGGGGTTTTTTCACCGGCACGACCGCCCTGATCTTTCCTCCCGAAAGTGCCGCGGCCCTGGTGATGGCGATCACCGGCGAGGAGGAGGACCAGCCCGAACTTGATGCACTGAGAACGGAGACGCTGATGGAGGTCGGGAACATCTTCATCAACGGGGTCATGGGATCGATCGGGAATGTCCTCGGGCAGCAGATCACCTACACGCCCCCGACCTATGTCGAGGACACGATCGCAAATATCGCCCGGGCAACACGTTTCGACCCGGACGAGAGGGTTCTTCTCGCCAACACCAGGTTCTTCGTCGAAGAGATCAATGTCGAAGGCGTCATCGCAATGATCCTGGAAATCGGATCTCTGGACGTCCTCCTCGACAGGATCGCCTCTGTCAGGGGAGATTGATCGGATGGAGACGCGTGGGTCTGTCGGCGCATGGCAGGGGATGGACTTCCTGCCGGTCGGCATATGCATCATCGATCCGGAGTTCAGGGTCTGTTACTGGAATGCCTGCCTGGAGGAGTGGACCGGGATCCCCACAGACGAGATACGGGGAGAGGAGATAACCGTCCGCTTCCCGTCCCTGAAAAGGCCGGTTATCACTGAACGGATCAATCAGGTCCTACAAGGGGGCGCACCGATCGTCTTCTCCTCCCAGATCCACCACTACCTCATCCCCTCATGCCTTCCCGACGGAAAAATGCGGATCCAGCGCACCACCCTGATCCCGGTCGCCAGCGAAGAAGAAGGGAGATCAAATGTCATGATCGTCTGCGAGGACGTGAGCACCCTGACCCGCGAGGTGGTGGCATACAGGGCGACGAAAAACAATCTCACACATGAACTTGAGGAGCGGATAAAAGCAGAAAAAGAACTGAAGGCTGCCCAGGAGGCACTCCTCGCGTATCTCATCGAGAGCGCGTCGCGGGTCATGCACCCGGCAGAAACTGTCAGGGCAGACCTGGAGGGGATCATCGGCGATCTGGATACAGGAGACTGGCGTCCGGAGGAGATCAGGATGCAACTCCAGGTGGAGATCGGCACGATCGGGGCGATCGAAGAGAATCTGGCAGAACTTATCAAGGCAGCCACCGGGGGACGCCGGGATATCCCGGAAATTTTCAGAAAATTCCTGCTGGAAAAGGGATACGAATCATGAGCATCTCGCTGCCCGGTCTTGAAGACGCTGCGGTCTACCTCGCCCTATCCAGTCCGAAGATGCTCAGGGACGCAAATGTCGCCCTTGTCGAAGAGATCGTGAGACAGGGGTTCAGGGCGGTCGTCATCACCGTCAGCCAGCCTTCCCAGATACTCATACAGGTCTATGCACGCCGCGGCATCGATACTTCGCGGGTCTCCTTTATCGACGCAATCACGAAGTACGCACTCGGGACACCACCGCCACCCCGGGAAAACACGGCCTTTGTCAGCAACCCGCGGGACCTGACCAGCCTCAGCATCGCGATCACCGAGATGCTCAGGATGTACCCGGAAGAGCGGACATGCTATCTTATCGACTCGGTCACCACGATGCTCATCCACCTCTCCTCAGAGGACGTATCGAAGTTCATCCACTTCGCATCGGCGAAGCTCGGCATCATGGACACGCCCCTCGTCTTCCTCGCCGCCGAGAACAGTCTCAGCCCCATTCTCCTCGATAACCTGCTCACCTTCTCCAGCGAAGTGATCAGGATCGAGGCTCCGGTTTCCCCACAAGCTCCATCCTCGTAGCCACAACCCGTTAATCCCTGCGAATACGTGAGATGCGCGGCCCTATGGCGATGATGTTTTCATCAATTCCCACCGCGAACCGGTCCTCCCCCGCGCCCGGGGAGAGCGGTGCGGATCATCAGGGAGAGGTACCGATATAGATAGCCTCCGACGAGGAAAAAATAGATAATAACAGTTTTTTTGCAGAAAAATTGTTTTAAAATAGAGGCATCGGCAATCAATGCACCCAAACATTTCCGTCCGGATCCCTCCGGCATGCCACCACCCCACCCCCTATATATCCACCAGATCAAAAATCGCGAGTACCATGGGGATCGGACTACCTCACCTGGAAAACCCCGGATATGCCTTCATCGCCATCGCTCTCCTCGTCTGCACACCTGCGACCCTGGGGTACATGGCCCTCGAAGGGCAGAGTTCCTCCGTCACCACCCTCTCCTTCGACGACGCCCCCGAGGGGGTCGTGTTCATCGCCGACCCCCACCTGAAAGCGGAGACCATGGACCACACCAGACAGATGATCGATGAAATCAACGCCCTCCATCCCTCGGTCGTGCTCATCGGCGGGGACTTCGTCTATGGCGAAGACCCGGACCTCTCCCTCCAGCAGGTCTGGCAGGAGATCGACGCACCGGTGTACGCCGTCCTCGGCAACCACGATTACAGGTCGGGCACAGATGCTTTCAGCGGACTGCAGAGGGTCGCAGCCATCAAAGAGACCACCCGGACGGCGGCAGGCTACGACATGAGCACGCTCAGGGACGGGACGGCCGACGTCGCATTCGCCGACTCGGTCGAGGCAGAACTTGAAAAGAACGGCGTCACGGTGTTGAGAAACAAATATGTCACCCTCGACATCGATGGCAACAGGCTCCGCATCGTCGGCGTGGACGACGGCTGGGCCGGCATGGCAGACCCGCCCGCGGTGCCGGAGGATGACGATGCCTTCACGATCTACATGATCCACGAGCCTGAGTGCCGGGCCGACTGGGACGCCGACCTCATCCTTGCCGGCCACACCCATGGCGGGCAGGTCATGATACCGGGCGTCAAGGACCTGAACGACCGGGGCGTCATCGAACTCTCCGGTCTCATCCAGAAGGGCGGGGCACCGGTGTACATCAGCCGCGGCATCGGCACCTCCAACCTCAGGACAGACCTGCGTTTCAATGCCCCGCCTGAGATCGTCCTGATCGGCCCGGCCGGGACTCTCTAAAGACTCTGGAGCACTTTCGTTCAGGAATGCCCTGGCCGGGGGGCTACGCCCCGGCCAGGATGGCGTGGATGGCGGAATATTTCGAGTGCCGCGCCCCCCATCGGATTACCTCCTCGCAGGATCCCGGGAAATTTTCCCATGTTCCTATACAGGCTCTGTTGAAATTCTGGCTCTGTAGAAACCCTTGCGTGAAAGTACTTCCTGAAGTGATAGGGGAAAAAATTCTGTTCAGACGTGCCTGGTCCAGGGGGGCTGCCGCCCCCCATACCCCCTGCCATTACGATAGGGGCAGGGATGGCCTCCTCCTCCAGGACTCCGACCCTTTCTTCCCGGGACCAATCCTCGCGCGGGGGTCCGGGGGCAAAAGTCCCCCGGAGAACGGGAAGGCAGAGGATCAGCACGCATTATCAACCTATGGAGGAGGAATTCTCCAAAGCCGAAATTCTCATGCATCGAGTCACTGCCTCCTCCCACCCATGAAGAGAGGTGCCGATCACCCTTTTTCCTTTCATCGAGAGCGGGGGACTACACCGAAAATCAGAGATTTTCTTGTGCTCACTCCGCTCGCAGCCCCCTGACCCCGCTCAGGATTGGACCTTGAACGGATAAACCCTGCAACCTGAAGATGTCTGCCATCCACTGTCCTATCGTAATGGTGGGGGCGACCGGGAGGAGAGAGCGATAGCGACCTTGAGAAATCTCTGATTTTCGAGTGACGGCCGAAGTGAGGTCAAGAAACCGAAGGTTTCGCTGTAGTCCCCCGGAACAGGCCCTTCAGAACAGGATTTTCCCCCTCTCGCTTCAGGAAGGACTTTCGAGAGGATTTCAACAAAGATCCTATACCTTCTTTTCTGGAGCAGGGTTCATGAACAACAGGGCCATCTCCTCCTTCGTCAGCCTCCGCAGGTAGAAGTTCCCGACAGCAGCGATGATGACCGCCCCGAAGAGGTCGAAGATCAGGTCGGTCATCGTGTCGTCGAGGCCGTGCTGGAGGGCGGTCCCGAGGAAGGTGTCGAAGAGGTACTCGTAGATCTCCCAGAAGGCACCGAGGGCCATCGTAAAGATAACGATGAAGAAGATGATCATCGGCCGGGTGAGCTGCAGGCCCGAGTAGCGGTCGACCAGGAGGACGAGGACGAAGCCCAGGACCGAGATGGTGATCGAGGAGACGAAGTGCGCGACCTTGTCGTAGTAGGGGGAAAAAAGGAGATAATAATCGCTGACATGGCCGGCGACATGGAGGAAAAGGGAAAGGGCGATGAGGAGGTTCACTTCCCAGGGCATCGAGATGTCAGACCTCCTCCTGACGAGGTACGGGACGGTGGTGAGAAAAAAGGCGAATGAACCGACGAGGCCCAGGAAATAATCCCCCCTGGCAAAGCTGTACCCGACCTGGAGGAGGATGAGACCCTGTACGGCGTAGGCAAGGAGGATCCCGGAAAAATTCAGCCGGCGCCCCATGGGATGATGCTCCTATGGGATGCCGGCCATATAAGACTACCCGGAAAAAGAAGGGCGGGGGGTTCCCGCCCGGAAGTTAGGCATGTGCAGTTTTTCCCCGGTATTTACACCCGTTTTACCCGCTCGGCAAGGGCAAGGCCGGCCCGGTAGCACGCCTCGCGCTCGTCGGCGTCGGGCCTGAAGTAGACCTCCATGCTCCCGTCGATCACCTCGATCCCGGCCTTCTTCATGTCGCCGGCGATCTGATCCACCGCACCGCCGTGGCCGCCGTGCGAGCCGAAGGCAAAGCCGACCTTCTTCTCTGCCAGGCGTCCGGGCCGGAGACCGCGGAGGTACGAGAGGAACCCGGCGACTGTCGGGAGGACTTCGTCCTCCAGGGTCGGCGACCCGACAAGGAGAGCCTTCGAGTCGAGCATCTCGGCAACGATGTCTGAGCGGTGGCAGCCTTCGTACCTCCCATCCTTGAGGAGGCAGACCTTCACCTCGAGGCCGCCGTCCATCGCGCCGTCGGCAAGGGCCTTCGCCATCATGTCGGTCGAACCGTGCATGGTGTCGTAGACGATCGTCACCTTGTCTTTAGAGACGCCCTTCGACCACTCGACATAGGAGGTGACGATATCGGCGGCATAGGAGCGCCAGATGACCCCGTGGGAGGGGGCGATCATCCTGATCCCGATGCCGAGGTCGCCGACCTCGCCGAGTTTTTTCAGCACCTTCGGGGCGAGGGGGATGATCAGGTTCGCAAAGAACTTCTTCGCGTGACCGAGAGCGACGTCTTTTCCCAGTTCGTCATCGAAGCGTTCGGAGGAGGCGACATGCTGCCCGAAGGCGTCGTTCGGGAAGAGGATCTTCTCTTCGGCGAGGTAGGTGAACATCGAGTCAGGCCAGTGGAGCATCGGCGCTTCCAGGAAGACCAGGGTCTTTTTGCCGAGGTCGAGCGTCTCGCCGGTCTTCACCACCTTCAGGTTCCAGTCCTTCGTGTTGTAGTGGCGGGCAAAACCCTTCACCGCGACTTCGGTGCAGTAGATCGGGACGCCGGGGAGCATCTTTGCGATCTTCGGCAGGCCACCCGAGTGGTCCACCTCGATGTGATTTGCAATGATCACGTCAATCTTTTTCGGGTCGATGACCGAGGCCACCCGGCCGAGCACCTGGTCCTCGAAGCCAGGATAGCAGGTGTCGATGAGGGTGGTCTTCTCCTCGCCGACGACGAGGTAGGCATTGTATGTCGTCCCGGGCAGGGTGTAGCCGTGGTAGTCGCGGAGGTTCCAGTCGATGGCGCCGACCCAGTAGACGCCCTGTGCAAGTTCTGTCGCTTTCATCTGTTATCACCTTTTGTTCGTAACGCTACTAACATTCTATGGTATACGAACAAAAACTATATGATTCTTCCGATCTCATCTCTGAAAGATGGGCACGACGGGGAGAGGGGGACAGATCGAACTCTTCGCAAGCAGGGGAGGAGTTCATGCGGTCAAAAGCCCGGTCAGGGTGGCGATCCTGGAGATGCTCGCGGACGGGGAGATGCCCTTCGACACGATCGTGGAGAGGACCGGGAGGGCGAAGTCAACGGTCTCTGTCCACCTGCGAGATATGGTGGAGGAGGGGATCCTGGGGGAGCGACCGGATCCTGCAGATGCACGGCGGAAGATCTTCTTCATCGCCGCCGACCACCTCGGTGCGCTCTCGGCCGTGGACCGGATACCGGAGGAACTCGCACGTTATGCGGTTGAGTACAATGAGGGGGATGGCGACCCCTTCGCCTTCTACCGCCTGATGTTTCGGACCCTCAGGACGATGCTCATGCAGACCGGCGTCAACCTCGACCCCGTCCTCTTCGAGGCAGGGAGAAAGGTCGGCGAGGCGGTGGCGCCGGCCCTCACCGACCAGAACGCAGGAGATTTTCTCGGCAAGGTCGCCTGTTTCTGGGAAGAGCACCGCCTCGGACGGGTTGAGGCAGGGCCTGCGGCGCCCTTCGAGGTCTTCGTCTATGACTGCTTCGAGTGCGCTGACCTCCCGCGGATCGGGCGACCCGCCTGCTCCTTCGACACCGGCATCCTCACTACTGTCTTCTCCGCACAGTTCGGGAGGGAGATGGAGGTCACCGAGACGCACTGTTATGCCGCGGGCGATCCCTACTGCCGGTTCGTGATCAGGGAAGCCGGGCCCAAAAAATAACTCATCGGCTTTGGAGAAATCCTCCTCCATCGGTTGATAGTGCGTGCCGATCCTCTGCCTTCCCGTTCCCATTCGCCGGGGGACTTTTGCCCCCGGACCCCCGCGCGAGGATTGGTCCCGGGAAGAAAGGGTCGGAGTCCTGGAGGAGGAGGCCATCCCTGCCCCTATCGTAATGGCAGGGGGTATGGGGGGCGGCAGCCCCCCTGGACCCGGCACGTCTGAACAGAATTTTTTCCCCTATCACGTCAGGAAGTACTTTCACGCAAGGGTTTACCATGAAAATGATCTTGGAGAACGTCTCTCCGGGTTTGCACGAGACTCTGACTCTCATCGAGCATCCCCTTTTCGAGATGGGAGGTCCGCATTCTGCCTTCCCGGCCCTATCGCACTGCGGGGGTCCGGGGGCAACGAGAAGACCGAAGGTCTTCGAGGTAGTCCCCCGGCGCGAGCGTGGGGGAAGGCATGTTGACCAGCAGACCACAAAAAACAATTTTCATCGCGTATGCTTGAGTCCCCCGAGACTCATGCCTGATTCTACAGAGCCAACTCATCATACTTTTTTCGGCATTAGGGCATCAGAGGAGCATAGAACATCAAAATATCTCTACGCCCACGGAAAAAATAAAGCAGTTTCGGACGGAAAACTAGATTTTCAGGATATTCTGGTCTGCCATTCCGGGTTCGATCTTACGGACATGAACTCTCA
This window of the Methanofollis ethanolicus genome carries:
- a CDS encoding V4R domain-containing protein; its protein translation is MGTTGRGGQIELFASRGGVHAVKSPVRVAILEMLADGEMPFDTIVERTGRAKSTVSVHLRDMVEEGILGERPDPADARRKIFFIAADHLGALSAVDRIPEELARYAVEYNEGDGDPFAFYRLMFRTLRTMLMQTGVNLDPVLFEAGRKVGEAVAPALTDQNAGDFLGKVACFWEEHRLGRVEAGPAAPFEVFVYDCFECADLPRIGRPACSFDTGILTTVFSAQFGREMEVTETHCYAAGDPYCRFVIREAGPKK
- a CDS encoding PAS domain-containing protein, translating into METRGSVGAWQGMDFLPVGICIIDPEFRVCYWNACLEEWTGIPTDEIRGEEITVRFPSLKRPVITERINQVLQGGAPIVFSSQIHHYLIPSCLPDGKMRIQRTTLIPVASEEEGRSNVMIVCEDVSTLTREVVAYRATKNNLTHELEERIKAEKELKAAQEALLAYLIESASRVMHPAETVRADLEGIIGDLDTGDWRPEEIRMQLQVEIGTIGAIEENLAELIKAATGGRRDIPEIFRKFLLEKGYES
- a CDS encoding response regulator, producing MPRILITDDSSFQRKIISSILDKEGFETVCARNGREGLDLAAENPPDLIVLDLLMPEMDGFEMMKQLRERGLTAPVIILTADIQESTLDACRKMGARACLNKPLKKDDLLATIRDILDQGGI
- a CDS encoding FprA family A-type flavoprotein, which translates into the protein MKATELAQGVYWVGAIDWNLRDYHGYTLPGTTYNAYLVVGEEKTTLIDTCYPGFEDQVLGRVASVIDPKKIDVIIANHIEVDHSGGLPKIAKMLPGVPIYCTEVAVKGFARHYNTKDWNLKVVKTGETLDLGKKTLVFLEAPMLHWPDSMFTYLAEEKILFPNDAFGQHVASSERFDDELGKDVALGHAKKFFANLIIPLAPKVLKKLGEVGDLGIGIRMIAPSHGVIWRSYAADIVTSYVEWSKGVSKDKVTIVYDTMHGSTDMMAKALADGAMDGGLEVKVCLLKDGRYEGCHRSDIVAEMLDSKALLVGSPTLEDEVLPTVAGFLSYLRGLRPGRLAEKKVGFAFGSHGGHGGAVDQIAGDMKKAGIEVIDGSMEVYFRPDADEREACYRAGLALAERVKRV
- the endA gene encoding tRNA-intron lyase; its protein translation is MKATFDGSNLYLKQDTSLYESGGYGRPEKGGLRLSPEEGLYLLWRKRIDLEGYDFSGLLADLSREPGFFRRYLVYRDLRERGYALQTGPHDFRVFKRGERPGKGQSLYLIRVLAERDLVDFDRVVAEVATAGNMRKQYLIAAVDDEGELTYYEVKTNHLAGSEAPGAAATVKGEAFGAVVLVRAAAAPWLETEGYGKPLDPELTMLSPVEALFLMDGDRLTIVQQESPLGRDEYHAVAAATDGELAEKVVVYTDLRRRGYAPKTGYKFGHHFRVYGEGVKHSLMLAHAIPSGTALTMAVISRSVRLAHSVKKKMLFACVHINGIQYIEFARIKL
- a CDS encoding chemotaxis protein CheX — protein: MDVDPEDIDAIKELVNIGVGRAAAMLNEITCSHITLQVPTLQVIGLDELDRVDGLSGPQSAATVKIDFRGFFTGTTALIFPPESAAALVMAITGEEEDQPELDALRTETLMEVGNIFINGVMGSIGNVLGQQITYTPPTYVEDTIANIARATRFDPDERVLLANTRFFVEEINVEGVIAMILEIGSLDVLLDRIASVRGD
- a CDS encoding metallophosphoesterase — encoded protein: MGIGLPHLENPGYAFIAIALLVCTPATLGYMALEGQSSSVTTLSFDDAPEGVVFIADPHLKAETMDHTRQMIDEINALHPSVVLIGGDFVYGEDPDLSLQQVWQEIDAPVYAVLGNHDYRSGTDAFSGLQRVAAIKETTRTAAGYDMSTLRDGTADVAFADSVEAELEKNGVTVLRNKYVTLDIDGNRLRIVGVDDGWAGMADPPAVPEDDDAFTIYMIHEPECRADWDADLILAGHTHGGQVMIPGVKDLNDRGVIELSGLIQKGGAPVYISRGIGTSNLRTDLRFNAPPEIVLIGPAGTL
- a CDS encoding DUF7504 family protein, yielding MSISLPGLEDAAVYLALSSPKMLRDANVALVEEIVRQGFRAVVITVSQPSQILIQVYARRGIDTSRVSFIDAITKYALGTPPPPRENTAFVSNPRDLTSLSIAITEMLRMYPEERTCYLIDSVTTMLIHLSSEDVSKFIHFASAKLGIMDTPLVFLAAENSLSPILLDNLLTFSSEVIRIEAPVSPQAPSS
- a CDS encoding tryptophan--tRNA ligase; the encoded protein is MQQGINPWASSQTVDVEKLFSDFGIEPISTATSGLPEVPSFMRRGIVVGHRDYGRIADAIRTGSPFNVMTGFMPSGHPHLGHLMVMKEVVWHVQHGGRGYIGVADREAHAVRGMSWTQCREYGREYLACLYALGYEGTTYYQSENTRLKDLAFEAATKINFSELQAIYGFTQDTALAHAMSVATQVGDILFPQLDCGPSPTVVPVGIDQDPHIRLTRDVAYKLRMFLVERRDGCISVRSKNAPEAAIEAVHRAFPGSKKYEGHVDIPGASCEAVEETVRAIEIEQGGFGFVLPSATYHTFMPGLQGGKMSSSVPESFISFWETEKDLKKKVMASLTGGRMTLEEQKKLGGEPEKCSVYLLNLFHMAPDDEELAEICRKCRAGEMMCGTCKKETFERTKEYLKDLREKMDETAHLVDG
- the pheS gene encoding phenylalanine--tRNA ligase subunit alpha codes for the protein MADLTLNEKRLLVALAPMGEGSAAALATALGTTEEAAVQYAHLCADRGLAAVTRTSAKTYSLTPEGAEYREHGLPERQILDSFEGSISMKDLQGHPLSRIGIGWLRKKGWIAITKGVAEKTGEAAPGEDEIALADPKEGMPGIADLLKRNLVEEHEEVAYTISITPEGRALVATGLDLVEETGTLTREQILDGSWRTANLRRYSLSTPPKRIWPGKSHPYQRIIDEVKRILLDMGFVEMQGEIVLSAFWDFDALFQPQDHPAREMQDTFYLDMKEPLPAGYEGVRDMHEHGGTTSSTGWGGVWSTEVPQQCVLRTHTTPFSIRYLIDHPEPPVKAFALGRVYRREAIDPTHTPEFEQLEGIVMDEDVSFRHLLGYLKEFYGRMGFENVRFRPGYFPYTEPSVEPEVWVDGLGWVELGGAGIFREEVTAPWGIETPVLAWGLGISRVAMLKLGLKDLRQLYRSDIDWIRESPVIRKEE